From Streptomyces sp. SAI-135:
GCGGCAAGGGCATCAAGATCGGTCTCGCCTACGACGTCGGCGGCCGTGGTGACCGCTCCTTCAACGACTCCGCCGCGCGCGGTGCCGACAAGGCCAAGAACGAGTTCGGCGGCTCCCTCAAGGAGCTGACCGCCAAGAGCTCCGACACCGAGGCCGACCGTGAGCAGCGCCTGACCGACCTGGCGGACGCCGGCTACAACCCGATCGTGGCCGTCGGCTTCTCCTACGCCACCTCGGTCGACAAGGTCGCCGCCAAGTACCCGAAGGTCAGCTTCGGTCTCATCGACGCGGTCGCGAAGGCCAAGAACGTCGACAGCATCACGTTCACCGAGGAGCAGGGTTCCTACCTGGCCGGTGTCGCCGCGGCGCTGAAGACCAAGAAGGACCACGTCGGCTTCATCGGCGGCGTGGACACCCCGCTGATCAAGAAGTTCGAGGCGGGCTACGCCCAGGGCGTCAAGGACACCAACCCCAAGGTCAAGGTCGACGTCCAGTACCTGACCCACGGCTCGGACTTCTCCGGTTTCGCCGACCCCGCCAAGGGCAAGGAAGCCGCGTCCGGCATGCTCGACAACGGCGCCGACGTGATCTACGCCGCGGCCGGCTCCTCCGGCAACGGCTCGATCGAGGCCATCTCCGGCGTCAAGGGCGCCTGGGCCATCGGCGTGGACTCGGACCAGTACAACATCCCGGGTCTGTCCAAGTTCAAGAACTCGATCCTGACCTCGATGGTCAAGAACGTCGACGTCGGCGTCTACGACTTCATCAAGTCCGTCCACGAGGGCAAGCCGCTGACCGGCAACCAGCTCTACTCGCTCGCCAAGGGCGGTGTCGCCCTGTCCACCAGCGGTGGCTTCATCGACGACATCCAGCCCAAGCTGGACGAGGCGAAGAAGAAGATCGTCGACGGCACCATCACGGTCAAGACCAGCTGACCTGACGGTTCCCGCCGGGACCCGGGCTCGACGAGGGGGCCTCGACAGACCCCCTCGTCGAGCCATAACAATGTGTCAACTCTACGCGTGTAGCATGGAGTTGCCGCGCTAGCGTCGCCGACGCCTGCCCTCCCCTACGCAGCCCCTTTTCCCCGAGGAGAGTGCGCCATCAACGCGTCCAGCCCTCCCGCTGCCGTCGAACTGCGCGGCATCACCAAGCGATTCCCCGGCGTCGTCGCCAACAAGGACATCGACATCACCGTCCGCACGGGCACCGTGCACGCCCTGTGCGGTGAGAACGGTGCCGGCAAGTCCACCCTGATGAAGATCCTCTACGGCATGCAGCAGCCGGACGAGGGCACCATCACGGTGAACGGCGAGACGGTCACCTTCCACACCCCCGCCGACGCCATCGCCCGCGGCATCGGCATGGTCCACCAGCACTTCATGCTCGCCGACAACCTCACCGTCCTGGAGAACGTCGTCCTGGGCGCGGAGAAGCTGTACGGCATCGGCGGCAAGGCCCGCGCGAAGATCCGGGAGATCTCCGACGCGTACAGCCTGAACATCCGCCCCGACGTCCTCCTCGAGGAGCTCGGCGTCGCCGACCGCCAGCGCGTGGAGATCCTCAAGGTCCTCTACCGCGGCGCCAAGACCCTGATCCTCGACGAGCCCACCGCCGTCCTCGTGCCGCAGGAGGTCGACGCCCTCTTCGCCAACCTGCGCGAGCTCAAGGCCGAGGGCCTCACCGTCATCTTCATCTCCCACAAGCTCGGCGAAGTCCTGTCGGTGGCCGACGAGATCACCGTCATCCGCCGCGGCACCACCGTCGGCACCGTGAAGCCGGCCGGCACCACGACCAAGCAGCTCGCCGAGCTGATGGTCGGCAGTGAACTGCCCACCCCGGAGACCGAGGAGTCCACGGTCACGGACGTCCCGCTGCTGAAGCTGGACGGCCTGCGCCTGGCCCAGACCGACCTCGACGGCGTCGAGCGGATCATCCTCGACGACATCTCCTTCACCATCCACAAGGGCGAGGTCCTCGGCATCGCCGGCGTGGAGGGCAACGGCCAGTCCGAGCTGGTCGAGGCCATCATGGGCATCCGAGCCCTGAACACCGGCACGATCGCCCTCGACGGCACCGACATCTCCCACGTCCCCACCCGCCAGCGCCGCGAGGCCGGCGTCGGCTACATCCCCGAGGACCGCCACCGCCACGGCCTGCTCCTCGAAGCGCCGCTGTGGGAGAACCGCATCCTCGGCCATGTCACCGAGAAGCCCAACTCCCGCGGCCAGCTCCTCGACATCAAGGCGGCCCGCAGCGATACCGACCGCATCATCCAGGCGTACGACGTCCGCACCCCCGGTATCGACGTCACCGCCGCCTCGCTGTCCGGCGGCAACCAGCAGAAGCTGATCGTCGGCCGCGAGATGAGCCACGCGCCCAAGCTGCTCATCGCCGCCCACCCCACCCGCGGTGTGGACGTCGGCGCGCAGGCCGCGATCTGGGACCACATCCGCGAGGCCCGCCGCGAGGGCCTGGCCGTGCTGCTGATCTCCGCCGACCTGGACGAGCTCATCGGCCTGTCCGACACCCTGCGGGTGATGTACCGCGGCCGACTGGTCGCCGACGCCGACCCCGCCACCATCACCCCCGAGGAGCTGGGCTCCGCCATGACCGGTGCGGCCACCGGCCACCTGGAGCACGCAGAGGGCTCCACAGACGGCTCTACAGACGGCTCCACAGAGGACTCCGCAGAGGACACCGCAGCGGTCTCCGCCGAGGACGACGAGGACGACGCCCGATGAACAAGCTGACCCAACGCATCGACAAGGAGCGGCTGCTCCTCGGCATCGCGGCCCCGCTGCTCGCGGTCGTCGCCGCGCTCGTCGTCACCACCCTGGTGATCCTCGCCACCGGCAAGAACCCGGGCGCCGCCTTCAGCGACATGCTGACCTACGGCTCCGCCAGCGACAGCCAGGTCTACATCCTCAACAAGGCGACGACGTACTACCTGGCGGGCGTCTCGGTGGCCATCGGCTTCCGGATGAACCTGTTCAACATCGGCGTCGACGGCCAGTACCGCATCGCCGCGTTCTTCGCGGCCGTCCTCGGTGGCGCGCTGACCACGCCGGGCTGGATCTCCATCCCGCTGATCATCCTGTGCGCCATGGGCACGGGTGCCGTGTGGGCGGGCATCGCGGGCGTCCTCAAGGTGACCCGCGGGGTCAGCGAGGTCATCTCCACGATCATGCTGAACTCGATCGCCACCGCGATCATCGCCTACCTGCTCCAGCCCGGGAAGCTCGCCGAGCTCCAGGCCGGCGGCACGGTCGTCTCCACCAAGCCGCTGCCGGAGTCGTCGTACTTCTTCCAGATCGACACCGGCGCCGCGGGCGAGCTGTGGGGCTTCATCGTCATCGCCGTGATCGTCGGCATCGCGTACTGGTTCGTGCTCGGCCGCACCCGGTTCGGCTTCGACCTGCGCACCGTCGGCCAGTCCGAGTCCGCCGCCTCCGCGAGCGGTGTCTCGGTGAAGAAGATGGTCGCCACCAGCATGCTCATCTCCGGCGCCATCGCCGGCCTGATCGGCATGCCGACCCTGCTCAACGACAGCCACCAGTTCAGCAACGACTTCCCCGTCGGCATCGGCTTCACCGGTATCGCCATCGCCCTGCTCGGCCGCAACAACCCGGTCGGCATCGCGCTCGGCGCCCTGCTGTGGGGCTTCCTGGAGCGCACCACCAACCACCTGGAGTTCGAGGGCTACGACAAGGAGATCCTCGGCGTGATCCAGGGCGTCATCGTCCTGTGCGTCGTCATCGCCTACGAGGTCGTACGCCGTTACGGACTCAAGCGCCAGCAGCAGCGGGTCGGCGCCGAGCTCGCCGCCCAGGCCGCAGCCCCGACCCAGAAGCAGGAGGTGGCGTGATGACTGCCACGATGACCGACACGCCGCCCCCCGCGGCGCCCAAGGCGGACACCGCCACCCGGTCGGGCCGCTCGCTCGGCCAGATCCTCATGATCGTCGCCGGCGCGCTGCTGCTCGTCGCCGCGGTCCGCGTCATCTCCGGCTCCAACCAGCTCACCTCCGAAGGCCAGGTCTCCGCGGCCCTCAGCCTCGCCGTGCCGATCGGCCTCGCCGGTCTCGCCGGTCTGTGGTCCGAGCGCTCCGGCGTGGTCAACATCGGCCTCGAGGGCATGATGATCCTCGGCACCTTCGGCGCCGGCTGGATCGGCTGGCAGTCCAGCCCCTGGCTCGGCCTGCTGTGCGGTGTCGGCTTCGGCGTCGTCGGCGGTCTGCTGCACGCGGTCGCGACCGTCACCTTCGGCGTCGACCACATCGTCTCCGGTGTCGCGATCAACCTCCTCGCGCTGGGCACCACCCAGTACCTCGCCAAGCTGTTCTTCGTCGACGGCAAGGCGGCCGACGAGGGCGGCAACCCCAAGCAGTCCCCGCCGGTGGACTCGCTGCCCAACTTCGACGTCCCGGGCCTTTCCAGCGGGCTGCACTCCATCGAGAACCACCACTGGTTCCTGATCTCCGACATCGCCGGCATCCTCGGCGGCCTGGTCACCGACCTGTCCGTGGTGACGGTCCTCGCGATCGCGCTGTTCGTCGGCAGCTGGTGGCTGCTGTGGCGCACCCCGTTCGGTCTGCGGCTGCGCTCCTGCGGTGAGAACCCGATCGCCGCCGAGTCCCTCGGCGTCAACGTCTACAAGTACAAGTACATGGCCGTGGCCGTCTCCGGCGGTCTCGCCGGTCTCGGCGGCGCCTTCCTGGCGCTGGTCACCTCGCACAGCTACCTCGAAGGCCAGACCGGCGGCCGCGGTTACATCGGTCTCGCCGCGATGATCTTCGGCAACTGGCGTCCCGGCGGCCTCGCCATGGGCGCGGGCCTGTTCGGATACTCCGACGCGCTCCAGCTGCGCAACGGCGGCGAGACCGTCCACGCGCTGCTGCTCCTGCTGTTCGTGCTGCTGCTGGCGATGGCCGGCTGGAAGCTGTACAAGAAGGCGCACTGGCAGGGCGGCATCAGCCTCCTGGTGGCCGCGGGCGTGCTGGTCTGGTACCTGGTCACCGACGAGGTCCCGAGCGACTTCGTGGGCGCCACCCCGTACGTCGTCACCCTGCTGGTGCTGTCGCTGTCCGCGCAGCGGCTGCGGATGCCCAAGGCGGACGGCATGCGCTACCGGAAGGGCCAGGGCAAGTGACGGGCGTCGACTGGGGCGCGCTCAGGGAAGCGGCCCGGGACGCCATGTCCCGGGCGTACGCCCCGTACTCCGGCTACCCGGTCGGCGTCGCCGCCCTGGTCGACGACGGCCGCACGATCACCGGCTGCAACGTCGAGAACGCCTCCTACGGCCTCGGCCTGTGCGCCGAGTGCGGTCTGGTCTCGGAGCTGCAGAACACCGGGGGCGGCCGCCTCACGCACTTCACCTGCGTGGACGGCGAGGGCGAGATCCTCGTCCCCTGCGGCCGCTGCCGCCAGCTGCTCTACGAGTTCGGCGGCGCCGATCTCCTCCTGGAGACCCCGGCGGGGATCCTGCCGCTGTCCGAGATGCTCCCGCAGGCCTTCGGCCCTGAGCACCTCACCAAGTAATTCCCGGAAGGAAAGCCTGCATGGCCATGGACGTCATCTCCGTCATCCGCACCAAGCGGGACCGCGGCGAACTCAGCGACGAGCAGATCGACTGGGTCATCGACGCGTACACCCGCGGGGAGGTCGCCGACGAGCAGATGTCCGCGCTCGCGATGGCCATCCTGCTCAACGGCATGAACCGGCGCGAGATCGCCCGCTGGACGGCGGCGATGATCGCGTCGGGCGAGCGCATGGACTTCGCGTCCCTGTCCCGCCCGACGGCCGACAAGCACTCCACCGGCGGTGTCGGCGACAAGATCACGCTGCCGCTGGCGCCCCTGGTGGCGGCCTGCGGCGCGGCCGTGCCCCAGCTCTCGGGCCGCGGCCTCGGCCACACCGGCGGCACGCTCGACAAGCTGGAGTCGATCCCGGGCTGGCGCGCGCTGCTGTCGAACGAGGAGATGCTGCACGTCCTCGACACCACCGGCGCGGTGATCTGTGCGGCGGGCGACGGCCTGGCCCCGGCCGACAAGAAGCTCTACGCCCTGCGTGACGTCACCGGCACGGTCGAGGCGATCCCGCTGATCGCCTCCTCGATCATGTCGAAGAAGATCGCGGAGGGCACGGGGTCGCTCGTGCTCGACGTCAAGGTCGGCACCGGTGCCTTCATGAAGACCATCGAGGACGCGCGCGAGCTGGCGTCCACCATGGTGGGCCTGGGCACGGACCACGGAGTGAAGACGGTCGCGCTCCTGACGGACATGTCGACCCCGCTGGGCCTCACGGCGGGCAACGCCCTCGAAGTCCGCGAGTCGGTGGAGGTCCTGGCGGGCGGCGGCCCCGCGGACGTCGTGGAGCTCACCGTCGCGCTGGCCCACGAGATGCTGGCGGCGGCGGGCATCCGCGACGCCGACCCGGCGAAGGCGCTGGCCGACGGCTCCGCGATGGACGTGTGGCGGCGGATGATCGCGGCCCAGGGCGGCGACCCGGACGCGGAACTGCCGGTGGCGCGCGAGCAGCACGTCGTCAAGGCGCCGTCCTCGGGCGTCCTGACCCGCCTCGACGCCTACGGCATCGGCGTCGCCGCCTGGCGCCTCGGCGCGGGCCGGGCCCGCAAGGAGGACCCGGTGCAGGCGGGCGCGGGCGTGGAGATGCACGCCAAGCCCGGCGACACGGTCACCGAGGGCCAGCCCCTCCTGACCCTCCACACGGACACCCCGGACCGCTTCGAGTACGCGTTGCAGTCGGTCGAGGGTTCCTACGACATCGGGGCCCCGGGCACGGACTTCACGGCGTCGCCGGTGGTGCTGGAGCGCATCGCCTGAGCGGGAGTTCTTTCGAGTGAACGGGATCGGTGCGGCAGCGCGCCGGTCCCGTTCTGCATGTTGGCTGACTCCATGGACGTGCTCGACGGCGACTACATCATGACCGACAGCGAGTGGGACGAACTGGTGTGGGTCTGGGGCCAGTCGGACGTTCCCCGAGGCTGCCGCGTGGAGATCATCGACGGGCTGATCGCCGTGACGCCTTACTCCGCCCAGGCGCATCACGGCACGGTCGAACCCCTGCACCGGCGCCTCTGCGAGGTGATCCCGGAGGACTGGGGCGTCTACCAGCGCTTGGCCCTCGCGGTGCCGCCCCGCCTCGGTCTCTACGTCCCCGATGTCGCCGTGGTGCCCCGGGGCCGGTTGCCCGGGACCGACCAGGGCTTCGTCGACGCCGGTCGGGCCGAGCTCGTCGTGGAGGTCGCCTCCCGGGCCACCGCCCGCCACGACCGTGTGAGCAAGCCGGCCGCGTACGCCTCCGCCGGCATCCCCCTCTACCTCCTCGTCGACCGCTGGGCCCCAGAAGGTCCCACTGCGACCCTCTACGGAGAGCCCCAGGGAGACGTCTACCGACCGCTGGCCGTCGCCAAGTTCGGTGAACTCCTCACCATCCCCGCGCCCTTCGAACTCGTCATCGACACCGGTGAGTTTCCCGAGACGTAAGTCACCCCAACAGCGTCGCCACGACGACCAGCACCGGCACCGACACCACCGTCGACACCAGGATCGAGTCGCGGGCCAGGCGCTCGCCCACGCCGTAGGTGGAGGCGTAGGTGTACAGGTTCTGCGCGGCCGGGAGGGACGAGGTGACCACCACGTCGAGGAGTTGGGCGCCGTGAAGGCCGAAGACGCCGGCCGCCAGTGCCCAGGCCGCCGCGGGCTGCCCCACCGACTTGAGTACGACCGAGAGCAGGACGAGCTGCCGGTCCGGGCCCCGCCCCGGCAACGTACTGCCGCACAGGGAGATACCGAAGGCGAGCAGGACCGCGGGGACCGACATGCCGCCGATCAGGGTCAGGGGGTCCATGACGGGGGCGGGGACCTTCAGGCCGGACGCCGAGACCGCGACCCCGGCCAGTGAACCGACCGCGATCGGGTTGCGCAGGGGCGTGAGCAGCCGTAGCCACAGCGGGCTCTTCCCGCCCGCACCCGACGCCAGGTCCAGCACCGTCAGCGCGACCGGGGTCACCCCGACCAGCTGGAACAGCAGCACCGGCGCCACCAGCGAGGCATCGCCCAGGACGTACACCGCGATCGGGATGCCGAGGTTGCCGGAATTGACGTACGACGAGCACAGCGCGCCGATCGTCGTACGGCCCAGCCCCCAGCCCCGTACGACGCCCGCCGCCACGAAGACGCCCGCCGCCGCGGCCGTGCTGAGCGCGGTCACCAGCAGGCGGCTGGAGAAGACCACCGACAGGTCGGCGCGCGCCAGCGTGGTGAACAGCAGGGCGGGCGAGGCGACATGGAAGGCGAGCTTCGTCAGGACCTCCCGGCCCTGGGCGCCCAAATATCCGCGCAGACCGATGAGATAGCCGACGCCGATGACCACCGCGATCACCGCGAAGCCGGTCAGCACTCCCTGCACGGGCGCTCCTCAAGGGCGAGGAGGGCGTGGCGTATCCAGGGAGGTGCTGATGGGTGGCGCATACAGGTAACCCTC
This genomic window contains:
- a CDS encoding cytidine deaminase; the protein is MTGVDWGALREAARDAMSRAYAPYSGYPVGVAALVDDGRTITGCNVENASYGLGLCAECGLVSELQNTGGGRLTHFTCVDGEGEILVPCGRCRQLLYEFGGADLLLETPAGILPLSEMLPQAFGPEHLTK
- a CDS encoding AEC family transporter; translated protein: MQGVLTGFAVIAVVIGVGYLIGLRGYLGAQGREVLTKLAFHVASPALLFTTLARADLSVVFSSRLLVTALSTAAAAGVFVAAGVVRGWGLGRTTIGALCSSYVNSGNLGIPIAVYVLGDASLVAPVLLFQLVGVTPVALTVLDLASGAGGKSPLWLRLLTPLRNPIAVGSLAGVAVSASGLKVPAPVMDPLTLIGGMSVPAVLLAFGISLCGSTLPGRGPDRQLVLLSVVLKSVGQPAAAWALAAGVFGLHGAQLLDVVVTSSLPAAQNLYTYASTYGVGERLARDSILVSTVVSVPVLVVVATLLG
- a CDS encoding ABC transporter ATP-binding protein produces the protein MRGITKRFPGVVANKDIDITVRTGTVHALCGENGAGKSTLMKILYGMQQPDEGTITVNGETVTFHTPADAIARGIGMVHQHFMLADNLTVLENVVLGAEKLYGIGGKARAKIREISDAYSLNIRPDVLLEELGVADRQRVEILKVLYRGAKTLILDEPTAVLVPQEVDALFANLRELKAEGLTVIFISHKLGEVLSVADEITVIRRGTTVGTVKPAGTTTKQLAELMVGSELPTPETEESTVTDVPLLKLDGLRLAQTDLDGVERIILDDISFTIHKGEVLGIAGVEGNGQSELVEAIMGIRALNTGTIALDGTDISHVPTRQRREAGVGYIPEDRHRHGLLLEAPLWENRILGHVTEKPNSRGQLLDIKAARSDTDRIIQAYDVRTPGIDVTAASLSGGNQQKLIVGREMSHAPKLLIAAHPTRGVDVGAQAAIWDHIREARREGLAVLLISADLDELIGLSDTLRVMYRGRLVADADPATITPEELGSAMTGAATGHLEHAEGSTDGSTDGSTEDSAEDTAAVSAEDDEDDAR
- a CDS encoding Uma2 family endonuclease; translation: MDVLDGDYIMTDSEWDELVWVWGQSDVPRGCRVEIIDGLIAVTPYSAQAHHGTVEPLHRRLCEVIPEDWGVYQRLALAVPPRLGLYVPDVAVVPRGRLPGTDQGFVDAGRAELVVEVASRATARHDRVSKPAAYASAGIPLYLLVDRWAPEGPTATLYGEPQGDVYRPLAVAKFGELLTIPAPFELVIDTGEFPET
- a CDS encoding thymidine phosphorylase, which encodes MAMDVISVIRTKRDRGELSDEQIDWVIDAYTRGEVADEQMSALAMAILLNGMNRREIARWTAAMIASGERMDFASLSRPTADKHSTGGVGDKITLPLAPLVAACGAAVPQLSGRGLGHTGGTLDKLESIPGWRALLSNEEMLHVLDTTGAVICAAGDGLAPADKKLYALRDVTGTVEAIPLIASSIMSKKIAEGTGSLVLDVKVGTGAFMKTIEDARELASTMVGLGTDHGVKTVALLTDMSTPLGLTAGNALEVRESVEVLAGGGPADVVELTVALAHEMLAAAGIRDADPAKALADGSAMDVWRRMIAAQGGDPDAELPVAREQHVVKAPSSGVLTRLDAYGIGVAAWRLGAGRARKEDPVQAGAGVEMHAKPGDTVTEGQPLLTLHTDTPDRFEYALQSVEGSYDIGAPGTDFTASPVVLERIA
- a CDS encoding ABC transporter permease: MNKLTQRIDKERLLLGIAAPLLAVVAALVVTTLVILATGKNPGAAFSDMLTYGSASDSQVYILNKATTYYLAGVSVAIGFRMNLFNIGVDGQYRIAAFFAAVLGGALTTPGWISIPLIILCAMGTGAVWAGIAGVLKVTRGVSEVISTIMLNSIATAIIAYLLQPGKLAELQAGGTVVSTKPLPESSYFFQIDTGAAGELWGFIVIAVIVGIAYWFVLGRTRFGFDLRTVGQSESAASASGVSVKKMVATSMLISGAIAGLIGMPTLLNDSHQFSNDFPVGIGFTGIAIALLGRNNPVGIALGALLWGFLERTTNHLEFEGYDKEILGVIQGVIVLCVVIAYEVVRRYGLKRQQQRVGAELAAQAAAPTQKQEVA
- a CDS encoding ABC transporter permease, whose amino-acid sequence is MTATMTDTPPPAAPKADTATRSGRSLGQILMIVAGALLLVAAVRVISGSNQLTSEGQVSAALSLAVPIGLAGLAGLWSERSGVVNIGLEGMMILGTFGAGWIGWQSSPWLGLLCGVGFGVVGGLLHAVATVTFGVDHIVSGVAINLLALGTTQYLAKLFFVDGKAADEGGNPKQSPPVDSLPNFDVPGLSSGLHSIENHHWFLISDIAGILGGLVTDLSVVTVLAIALFVGSWWLLWRTPFGLRLRSCGENPIAAESLGVNVYKYKYMAVAVSGGLAGLGGAFLALVTSHSYLEGQTGGRGYIGLAAMIFGNWRPGGLAMGAGLFGYSDALQLRNGGETVHALLLLLFVLLLAMAGWKLYKKAHWQGGISLLVAAGVLVWYLVTDEVPSDFVGATPYVVTLLVLSLSAQRLRMPKADGMRYRKGQGK
- a CDS encoding BMP family ABC transporter substrate-binding protein, with translation MRRVAKLSAACIATAALALTATACGSTSSESDSSSSSSADGGKGIKIGLAYDVGGRGDRSFNDSAARGADKAKNEFGGSLKELTAKSSDTEADREQRLTDLADAGYNPIVAVGFSYATSVDKVAAKYPKVSFGLIDAVAKAKNVDSITFTEEQGSYLAGVAAALKTKKDHVGFIGGVDTPLIKKFEAGYAQGVKDTNPKVKVDVQYLTHGSDFSGFADPAKGKEAASGMLDNGADVIYAAAGSSGNGSIEAISGVKGAWAIGVDSDQYNIPGLSKFKNSILTSMVKNVDVGVYDFIKSVHEGKPLTGNQLYSLAKGGVALSTSGGFIDDIQPKLDEAKKKIVDGTITVKTS